Proteins from a single region of Plasmodium brasilianum strain Bolivian I chromosome 13, whole genome shotgun sequence:
- a CDS encoding phosphoenolpyruvate carboxylase, translated as MEGHASNVKCTGKEWKRSNDDDDSKKDDKLKFLIEGKMVETNDAVDFIKPLKDDIKALDFLLFDMLKDNLPNKLFEILCTIHDLSENYSVNPTDENFNLLKNRIYSLEDEYLGTIVNAFGHMCILSNFAEWAHRGRRRKAFEKSFTPNDKIYGSVYETLKGTFNILINKGFNINDIYEQLCNQCIEFVLTTHPTQAIRTSLLKNYIQLGELLLKLDKTDKELYKKKLLYDNLKTYLLASWKTDVIRRIKPTPIDEAISLVDIVENCIFYRIPNIIRYIDNVLFEYNMPPLKLTAKICLFSSWAGGDRDGNPYVLPETTRYVCYMNKIRGCELFIPMIENLIRDLTLHHCSQKFRNYVKSLEQDVSDYIFDKDNKYLAKKFQWFSPFSKSNKKEIYRRALLVVWAKLKSVIHVYKALIARQTVDEDFEKLMFTNSDEFEEILLECYKSLVDSGNTLIAEGYLKDVIRNVKIFGLHLMKLDIRQESEKHIIAMNYICEKLNIKKYSLLDEEERIKFLTEILQSNRPLIPSNIQQEEDVPNDFLNVINTFDVCSQIEESALGAYIVSMCNQASDILLVETFQKEMKKSKQRKTQRVVPLLETIQSLQTSSIILENLLKNDWYRNHLSLNFENKQEIMIGYSDSGKDGGRLTSAWELFKAQEKLVHIGKKYSIEIRFFHGRGGSVSRGGGPQHLAILSQPIDTIKNFLRVTIQGEVITQDFCLKGMMLRSIETYISAILKCSLLQNTVLIKNEWREIMDEVSELTRKEYRKVVYENKDFVKYFRSATPQVEIGKLNLGSRPSKRKEGNVESLRAIPWVFSWTQNRMHLSVWLGIEEVYDYLMKNNNKLGIIQDMYKNWPFFTSFFNLISMVMAKASLQIAEEYDILVPKELKYIGVMLREKLKKSMDLTFLVTNEKTFCDNDQLTKRSIESRTKWVAVCNLIQIQALKRLREREHKMNIMVGRKHAQSSVCCKDGSGNTGSGGNTEEHNPHVSLSHYALLNKKKEDEQNSEQESKKKDNLTSSTKENSNYNHNCNCNSTCHYNSLANSNFIRLSSINTIEKIKYRMSRHSTSRIHSYLVRKKSKLMKNPKFHPLLVSYSSTNLQSEPENDILYDEFRGIDYRYERNSSKGNDYTYDEATKKFIDYTSLNDALIVSIKAIAAGMQNTG; from the coding sequence ATGGAGGGGCATGCTTCGAACGTTAAGTGCACAGGAAAGGAGTGGAAGAGGAGTAACGATGATGATGACTCGAAAAAGGACGACAAATTAAAGTTTTTAATTGAGGGGAAAATGGTAGAGACAAATGATGCAGTTGATTTTATAAAACCATTAAAAGATGATATAAAGGCATTagactttttattatttgatatgttaaaagataatttacctaataaattatttgaaatattatgtacaatTCATGATTTATCAGAGAATTATAGTGTAAACCCAACAGATGAAAATTTCAATTTACTAAAAAACAGAATATATAGTTTAGAGGATGAATACTTAGGAACTATTGTAAATGCATTTGGTCATATGTGTATCTTGTCTAATTTTGCCGAGTGGGCTCATAGAGGTAGAAGAAGAAAAGCGTTTGAAAAATCTTTTACTccaaatgataaaatatatggttCAGTATATGAAACGTTAAAAGgaacatttaatattttaattaataaaggttttaatattaatgatatatatgaacagttATGTAATCAGTGTATAGAATTTGTATTAACTACTCATCCCACACAAGCAATTAGGACttctcttttaaaaaattatatacagtTAGGAgagttattattaaaattagatAAAACAGATAAAGaactatataaaaagaaactactgtatgataatttaaaaaccTATTTATTAGCATCATGGAAGACAGATGTGATAAGAAGAATAAAACCGACACCTATTGATGAAGCTATATCGTTAGTAGACATAGTagaaaattgtattttttaccGTATACCAAATATTATAAGATATATTGACAATgtattatttgaatataatatgCCACCACTTAAATTAACtgcaaaaatatgtttattttcttcatggGCTGGTGGTGATAGGGATGGTAATCCATACGTATTACCAGAAACAACTAGATATGTATgttatatgaacaaaataaggGGTTGtgaattatttattcctATGATTGAAAATTTGATTAGAGACTTAACATTACATCATTGTAGTCAGAAGTTTagaaattatgtaaaaagttTAGAACAAGATGTGTCTGATTACATATTTGATAaggataataaatatttggcaaaaaaatttcaatggttttctcctttttctaaatccaataaaaaagaaatatatagaagAGCATTATTAGTAGTTTGGgctaaattaaaaagtgtAATTCATGTATACAAAGCGTTAATAGCTCGACAAACAGTAGATGAggattttgaaaaattaatgtttACCAATTCTGACGAATTTGAAGAAATATTACTGGAATGTTATAAAAGCTTAGTGGATTCTGGAAATACATTAATAGCAGAGGGGTACCTAAAGGATGTAATtagaaatgtaaaaatttttggtCTTCATTTAATGAAATTAGATATAAGACAGGAATcagaaaaacatataatcgccatgaattatatatgtgaaaaattgaatataaagaaatattctCTCTTAGATGAAGaggaaagaataaaatttttgacCGAAATATTGCAATCGAATAGGCCATTGATCCCGAGTAATATACAACAAGAAGAGGATGTACCAAACGACTTTCTTAACGTGATAAACACATTTGATGTGTGTTCACAAATAGAGGAGAGTGCATTAGGTGCATATATAGTATCTATGTGTAACCAAGCATCTGATATACTACTAGTAGAAACATTTCaaaaggaaatgaaaaaaagtaaacagAGAAAAACACAGCGTGTTGTTCCATTATTAGAAACAATTCAGTCTTTACAAACTTCATCtattattttagaaaatttgttaaaaaacgATTGGTATCGGAATCATTTAAGTCtaaattttgaaaacaaACAAGAAATTATGATAGGCTATTCTGATTCTGGAAAAGATGGTGGTAGATTAACATCGGCATGGGAATTATTTAAAGCACAAGAGAAATTGGTGCATATAGGAAAAAAGTATTCAATAGAAATTCGTTTTTTCCACGGTCGAGGAGGAAGTGTAAGTAGAGGTGGAGGTCCACAACATCTAGCTATACTGTCACAACCAATTGATacgataaaaaattttttaagagtAACTATACAAGGTGAAGTCATCACTCAGGATTTCTGTTTAAAGGGGATGATGTTACGATCAATtgaaacatatataagtgcaattttaaaatgttctcTATTACAAAATACAgtgttaattaaaaatgaatggaGAGAAATAATGGATGAAGTAAGTGAATTAACTAGAAAGGAATACAGAAAAGtagtatatgaaaataaagattttgtaaaatatttcagaTCAGCTACACCTCAAGTCGAAATaggaaaattaaatttaggTTCAAGGCCAtctaaaagaaaagaaggaaaTGTAGAATCGTTAAGAGCAATCCCTTGGGTCTTTTCATGGACACAAAATAGAATGCATTTATCTGTATGGTTAGGTATAGAAGAAGTATATGATTAccttatgaaaaataataataaattaggTATTATTCAagatatgtataaaaattggCCATTCTTTACTagcttttttaatttaattagtaTGGTTATGGCAAAGGCTAGTTTACAAATAGCAGAAGAATATGATATTCTTGTTCCAAAggagttaaaatatataggaGTAATGTTAAGggagaaattaaaaaaatctaTGGATCTAACTTTTCTTGTCACTAATGAAAAAACTTTTTGTGATAACGACCAGCTCACTAAGAGATCTATCGAAAGTAGAACCAAATGGGTGGCTGTTTGCAATTTGATACAAATACAAGCACTTAAAAGGTTGCGCGAGAGGGAAcacaaaatgaatattatggTGGGCAGAAAACATGCGCAAAGCAGTGTATGCTGCAAAGATGGAAGTGGAAACACTGGAAGCGGTGGTAACACGGAGGAACACAACCCACACGTATCATTATCCCATTATGCattgttaaataaaaaaaaagaggatgAACAGAATAGTGAACAggaaagcaaaaaaaaagataaccTAACAAGTAGCACTAAGGAAAATTCCAACTATAACCATAACTGTAACTGTAACTCCACGTGCCACTACAATTCGCTCGCGAATTCTAACTTTATCAGATTGTCCTCTATTAACacaattgaaaaaattaaatatcgTATGAGTCGACATAGCACTTCACGTATACATTCTTATTTAgtcagaaaaaaaagcaagTTAATGAAAAATCCAAAATTCCACCCACTACTTGTATCCTACTCATCTACAAACCTACAGAGTGAACCAGAAAATGATATTCTTTATGATGAATTCAGAGGCATAGATTATAGGTATGAGAGAAATTCGTCTAAAGGCAATGATTATACTTACGATGAAGCGACAAAAAAGTTCATAGATTATACTTCTCTCAATGATGCTCTAATAGTTTCCATAAAGGCCATAGCTGCGGGCATGCAGAATACTGGCTGA